A window of the Limanda limanda chromosome 8, fLimLim1.1, whole genome shotgun sequence genome harbors these coding sequences:
- the etfbkmt gene encoding electron transfer flavoprotein beta subunit lysine methyltransferase — protein MLGLITLNSKRSRYVNTLLLALNQTGGLRSLSHSSQSDQHIRSFIRENTETCGEQSLTPEIRLRLFTPSCRFWRERPELWPFQDPYWAIYWPGGQAVTRYLLDNPGLCLGKKVLDVGSGCGASSIAAKLCGAAHVVANDIDPVAAVAFHMNCELNGLDPPICATDNMIGSEPEGFDLILLGDMFYDEALATSLHRWLNRCIKTHGTQVLIGDPGRAQFEEHSIRGLLRQLAQFELPESVREENYGLTCSSVWCYTPEV, from the exons ATGCTGGGACTGATAACGCTAAACTCCAAACGTTCCCGTTACGTTAACACTTTATTGCTCGCGTTGAATCAGACTGGTGGACTCCGGAGTCTCTCCCACAGCTCCCAGTCCGACCAGCACATCCGGAGTTTCATACGAGAGAACACGGAGACATGTGGAGAGCAGAGTCTGACGCCGGAGATCCGACTGAGGCTCTTCACCCCGAGCTGCCGGTTCTGGAGGGAGAGACCCGAGCTGTGGCCCTTCCAGGATCCGTACTGGGCCATCTACTGGCCCGGGGGTCAGGCAGTCACCCG GTATCTCTTGGACAACCCTGGACTGTGTCTGGGTAAGAAGGTCCTTGATGTGGGGAGCGGCTGTGGAGCCTCTTCCATCGCCGCAAAACTCTGTGGTGCTGCTCATGTAGTTGCTAATGACATTGACCCCG TTGCAGCCGTTGCGTTCCACATGAACTGCGAGCTGAACGGCTTGGACCCGCCCATTTGCGCGACAGACAACATGATTGGTTCGGAACCAGAGGGCTTTGACCTGATCCTCCTGGGTGACATGTTCTACGACGAGGCCCTGGCCACCAGCCTTCACCGCTGGTTGAACCGGTGCATCAAAACCCACGGCACCCAGGTCCTGATCGGAGATCCCGGCAGAGCCCAGTTTGAGGAACACAGCATCCGTGGGCTCCTGCGTCAACTGGCTCAGTTTGAGCTGCCGGAGTCTGTCAGAGAAGAAAACTACGgactgacctgcagcagtgtttgGTGCTACACTCCTGAAgtctga